In the Helicobacter cetorum MIT 99-5656 genome, AATTCTCACTAGCACTTTTTAGGTGTTTTTCATCCACATTTAAAACTTCAAAGCTCAAATGTTTTTGCCAATAGTGTAAAAACGCCTTAGAAGTCGGCAATCTAGCACTACTAGAATGGGCTTGATTGAGCATGCCTTCTTTAGAAAGGATTTGAAAATAATTTCTAATGGTCGCACAAGAAACATTCAGGTTAGTCGCATCTTTTAGGCGTTTAGAACTAATGGGTTCTAAAGTCTGCAGATAGGTTTTAACAAACAAATCTAACAAACTTTCTTTTCTACTCAAAACTAGAACCTACTTTAAAATCAAACTCTGTTAACATTAATACATGAAAAATCTCGTCAATTCATACTTTTTGATGAAGTAACGCCCGCATTATAACACAAAAAGTTAATAAACTATCAGTTGTTTTTAAAAAGTGATAAAAATTACCCCTATTTTATTCAAAGTTTAGTCTATATAACTAAATTTACTTATATTAATTCAATTAGAATTATTTATGATTTTAGTTAAACTTTAGATATCTTAGCAAACAATGGATTTCATTAGATAAAACTTGTTATCATGCTAGGCATGAACACGCATACTAGAGGTATTGATAACGAACTCATTCATTCGCTTAAAAACATTTCACTATCTATGTTTAGAAAGGGCTTCTTTGGGCTTTATCAAGGCTCTATATCCGCACGAATCGGCACCAACCAATTTATCATCAATAAAAAATCCGCCGTTTTTGACCAATTAGATGAAAGCACTTTGCTAGTTCTGCATGACAAAATAGATTATCGCTGGAAAGAAGCGAGCCTAGATTCGCCCATTCATGCAAGCGTGTATAAAGAGTTTTTAGACGCTAAATTCATCGCCTACGCCCGCCCACCCTACAGCCTAGCCTACTCTCTACGCCATAATAGACTACTCCCTAGAGATTATTTGGGGTATCGTTCGCTTGGCGAAGAAATCAACATTTTTAACCCCAAAGATTATGATAGTTGGCAAGAAAGGGCTGACACAGAGATTTTACGCCAATTGCAAGAAAGTAAAAAATATTTTGTTTTTATTAAGGGGTGTGGCATCTTTGCGTATCATAGGGAATTGTATAAACTTATGGAATTTTTTGACTTGATTGAAAATTCATGCAAAGTTTTACGATTAGGTGATTTAATGGATTGTTGCTATAATGATGACCCACGATTCAGTGTATAAAAAGTTAAAAAAGGGCAAACAATGACAATCAATACCAATCACATTCCTAATTTCACACAGCTTCAAACTCTCAATAATATCAATAATGACGCAACTATAAAGGACAGAAATCAGGTAGAGCAAGATTTACGCCAAACTAGCACTCAGGATGGCTTCAGTCAAAGCGATACGCAAAATGTCCCTAATTTTGATAGATTACAAGCTTTAAACACCATTAATAACGACAGCACGATTAACAATAAATCTCAAGTTGAAACGAGCCTTTTAAACCCTAATGGCGAAAGTATTTCTCAAATTTACCCTAGCTTAGACACATACGCTTAAAAAGTGGTATTTTCTTTACCACTTTTACCACTCTTTTAACGCCATTTTAATGGCTTCTATCACACAATCAATTCCGCCTGCCAAACTAAAAAGCCAATATTTATGAGCATAAATATATTCTAATTGCTTAGCCCTTAATTCATCTTCGTTATTCGTTTTTTTACACACAATTTCTGCGATATGCAATTCTTGATGAAAGATATAGGATTGTATCGCATCCATAAAATACGAATTAAATTGTCTGTCATCAAAAAGCTCTTTGATATTATCAATTTCAACGCTTAAATTTTCTAATTCTTTAAAATCTAGTTCTTCTAATTTGTTCTCATTATTAAGCTTTTCTACTTTTTCTAAAAACTCTGCTACCTTTAAAAATACTTCTTCAATTTTTTTCTTTTGCTCGTTGGCATATTCAATGATTTCTTCGCATTTTTCCCTAGCTATTTTTAAATTTTTAGCTTGCTCTCTTTTGGTAGGATAGCTAAGATTTATAGGGGGCTTTGGCTTAGATTTATCTATTTTTTCACACACTTCTTTAAAGGGCATTTCTTTAGTGCCTTTAATTCTAGCCCCCCCTTCAGTCGCATTAATGACTTCTAGTTTATAGGGCGTGTTAAAAATATCTTTTTCAAAAAATTCTAAGAAAAGTTTCCACACTAAAGTGGTCTCTACTTGCCCATTACCCCCATATTTTTCTATAAAAATCTTGTCTTTATCGCTTTTGGGTTTAATCTCATTATCGCCATAAATGGCTCCATTTGCATGGCTATTGCCACTTTCTGAAAAGCTCAAATCTTGCCCGATAAACACGCATTTTTTAAAGCGTGAATGCACCACTAATTCATACGCCATATTTGCCGCACTCATGCCTATACCTACATAACCATATTGATGCAAGTTAAAAAGATTTGTATATCCAAAGGGACGAAAACTAAATTGTTTGACACCCTTTTTAATAGCATTACTCAGGCGTTTATGCACAATGGAAGTAAGGGCAAAAACAACGCCTTCTTGAAAATCTAGGGGCGTTTCTTCGTAGAATTTTGCCGTTAAATCCACTCTTTCTAAAGACACCACAATATCAGGCTTAATGCCAGCTTTGGCTAGAATAGGAAAAGATGCGTCTATACAAAAGAGCGTTGCATAAGGGGCGATTTCTTTTAAAAGGGGGAGTTGCTTGTTAAGGCTTGGCCCAGTTGAGACAATAATGGCCGTGTCTCTATTTTTTAAAGCATTGACAAAATCTACTAAACTAGGGCTTTTAATCACTTCAGGCAGATTAGTAGCATGCTGTTTGATACCTATTAGAGCGTCTTTAGCGTCATTGCCTACACTAATGGCACTATGCTCTAAAGCATGCGTAAAATGAGCGTTAATTTCTAAAATCTCTTTGGAATAACGCTCATAGTAGGCATTAAAAAGGCGTAAATCATACATTCTTGCATATAAACGAGACTTTTTATCCATATCAAATAAGGACGCTACCATGTTGTAATTGCAAAAACTACTATGTAAGAGTATAAGGCGATTTTCTAAAATCTCAGTTGAAAAATCTAAGAGATTTAAGACAATGAAAATAATCTCCATTTCAGGTTCAATGACAACCAAGCGTTTTAAATTTTCATTACCTAAAAGCAAGCGATAAAACACGCCATTACCCAAACCAAAATAATATAAATAAGCATAGAGCATGTAAGGCTCAAAATTTTTATATTGCTCTAAGCACTCTTCTAAAGGGTTTCCTAGAAATAAGGGTATGTTATGTTCTTTGTCTATGAGATTGAAATTCGCACTATCATTTCCTAAAAACACTTCGTATTTTTTGTTTTCCTTGATAGCGTTAAGTTGTTGGTATAAAAGGGGGTCTCTTCTTAAGAGAGCTTGTAAGTTTTTTTGATAAATATTCATTGACTAACTAACTTGATAAACATAGTAGGGCTAACGCCCCTTTTAATTAAAGGTAGTGTTATTGTAAAAGTCTTAAGACATTTTGTTGCACCGCATTAGCTTGTGCCATAGCAAAGCTTCCGCTTTGTGCCAAAATATTGTATTTAGAAAAGCTTGCACTCTCTTCAGCAAAGTCTACATCTCTAATTTGAGATTCAGCCGCTTTAACATTGACTTGAGTTACAGAAATGTTATTGATAGTTGTTACTAATTCCATTTGCACTGAACCCATATCGGAGCGGATTTTATCTAATTGAATGCGAGCAGAATCCGCCATATCCATAACAATCATCGCACCCTTAAGACTTGTTACCCCAGCGCCTATGCCTTGAGAATTAGTCTCAGCCTGTGCACCATTAGCGTTCGCACCAGCCGCTGAAGCAATATTGGCATCAAAAATGCCCCTAACCGCCCTTAAATTCACGGTGTATTCTGCTACCCCTTGAGCTGAATGCAAGCCTACATGGCTAAAATTCACACCGCTAATGATAATATCTCTCGCATCGGTTCTTGTGAGAGTTAAACGCCCAATAACTGCATGCTCAAACCCAGAAATCCCTGCAAAATTCCCCCCACCAAAAACTTGTCCACTCGCACTTGCAGCATGCACAGAAATCGCACGCCCATCAATAGAGCGTAAATTGATACGCCCTTCAATATCTAAGCTCGCTTCAACGCCGGTTCTGTCTTTGACTGAGTTAATGGCATTAGTCAAACGCCCATCAGCATCATTTTTATGCACATCATTAACCGTTCCAATTTCTACACCATTGATAGTTAGCTCTCTCACGGTTCCTGATTGCACTGGTGTGCCACCAGTTGCCATAACATTATAAGAAGCTCTAACCCCTAGAGTGTTAGAAAAGCGATTGATAATCTCACTCAAAGCTCCAATACCTGTGCCAGCACTAGTAGAAATGCGAACGGTTTCAATCTTATAATCATTCACACCATTGACTTGTTTGAAATTCAAGCCCACTTCAGTGAGATTTTGTGCCGCTGCACTAGCCAACATGCCTTCGCCATCAAAAGAAGAAGTTTCAATACGCACATGCCCAATTTTATCAGAACTGGTTGAGCCGATACTAGCTTTAATCGTGGTGTTAGAATACGCACCGATTTGAAACTCTTTGTTAGAGAAGCTTCCTGAAAGCATTTGTTGCCCATTAAAGCTTGTGGTGTTAGCGATATTGTCTAATTCTTCTAATAATCTTTGAATATCGCTTTGCAACGCCTTTCTACTTTCTAAAGTTTGTCCGTCCTGAGCGGCTTGAACCGCTTTTGTCTTAATGGTGTCTAAGATTTTGATTTGCTCATCCATCGCTTTATCAGCGGTTTGAACCATACCAATAGCGTCATTAGCGTTACGAATTGCTTGACCCAAATTCGCACTTTGACTTCTTAGGCTATCTGCAATCGCCATGCCAGAAGCATCATCAGCGGCTTTATTGATTCTAAGCCCTGAGCTTAACTTTTCAAGCGAACTTGAAAGGTCTCTATTATTTTGAACCCCTACCGCATGAGAAGTTAAAGCGGCGATATTGGTATTAATCCTAAAACTCATGTTTTTGCATCCTTTGCTATAGATATTTGCTGTTTAGTTAAGCAAAGGGTGTTCCAACTTTGAAAATTCTAGGGCTTAGATTAAATGTTTCGTTTTAGTAAAAATTCTATGTTAAAATCATTCGTTATTATTATTTTAGGTATACAAATTATTTATTTTAATTAAAGGCGTCTAATGAAGCACCTTATTATTGTAGAATCCCCTGCAAAAGCCAAAACCATAAAGAATTTTTTAGACAAAAATTATGAAGTCATCGCTTCTAAAGGGCATGTGAGAGATTTATCCAAATTCGCTTTAGGAATCAAAATTGATGAAAAAGGTTTCACTCCTAATTACATCGTGGATAAAGACCATAAAGAGCTTGTCAAACACATTATAGAGCTTTCTAAAAAAGCAACAGCCACTTACATCGCCACCGATGAAGATAGAGAAGGCGAAGCCATAGGCTATCACATAGCTTGCTTAATTGGGGGCGAATTAGAGAGCTATCCTAGAATTGTCTTTCATGAGATTACTAAAAATGCGATTTTAAACGCCCTAGAAAACCCACGCCAAATTGATATGGATAAGGTCAATGCCCAACAAGCCAGACGCTTTTTAGACAGAATCGTAGGCTTTAAACTCAGCTCATTGATTGCATCAAAAATTAGCAAGGGTTTGAGTGCTGGAAGAGTCCAAAGTGCGGCCTTAAAGCTTGTGATTGACAGAGAGAGAGAAATTAATGCCTTTAAACCTTTAACCTATTTCACGCTAGACGCTTTGTTTGAGTCTAATTTAGAAGCTCAACTAATTAGCTATAAGGGCAATAAGCTTAAAGCCCAAGAGCTTATAGACAAAGAGCAAGCGCTTGCTATAAAAAGCGAATTAGAAAAAGAAAATTACATCATTTCTAGCATTGTTAAAAAA is a window encoding:
- a CDS encoding class II aldolase and adducin N-terminal domain-containing protein, coding for MLGMNTHTRGIDNELIHSLKNISLSMFRKGFFGLYQGSISARIGTNQFIINKKSAVFDQLDESTLLVLHDKIDYRWKEASLDSPIHASVYKEFLDAKFIAYARPPYSLAYSLRHNRLLPRDYLGYRSLGEEINIFNPKDYDSWQERADTEILRQLQESKKYFVFIKGCGIFAYHRELYKLMEFFDLIENSCKVLRLGDLMDCCYNDDPRFSV
- a CDS encoding motility associated factor glycosyltransferase family protein; the protein is MNIYQKNLQALLRRDPLLYQQLNAIKENKKYEVFLGNDSANFNLIDKEHNIPLFLGNPLEECLEQYKNFEPYMLYAYLYYFGLGNGVFYRLLLGNENLKRLVVIEPEMEIIFIVLNLLDFSTEILENRLILLHSSFCNYNMVASLFDMDKKSRLYARMYDLRLFNAYYERYSKEILEINAHFTHALEHSAISVGNDAKDALIGIKQHATNLPEVIKSPSLVDFVNALKNRDTAIIVSTGPSLNKQLPLLKEIAPYATLFCIDASFPILAKAGIKPDIVVSLERVDLTAKFYEETPLDFQEGVVFALTSIVHKRLSNAIKKGVKQFSFRPFGYTNLFNLHQYGYVGIGMSAANMAYELVVHSRFKKCVFIGQDLSFSESGNSHANGAIYGDNEIKPKSDKDKIFIEKYGGNGQVETTLVWKLFLEFFEKDIFNTPYKLEVINATEGGARIKGTKEMPFKEVCEKIDKSKPKPPINLSYPTKREQAKNLKIAREKCEEIIEYANEQKKKIEEVFLKVAEFLEKVEKLNNENKLEELDFKELENLSVEIDNIKELFDDRQFNSYFMDAIQSYIFHQELHIAEIVCKKTNNEDELRAKQLEYIYAHKYWLFSLAGGIDCVIEAIKMALKEW
- a CDS encoding flagellin B, with product MSFRINTNIAALTSHAVGVQNNRDLSSSLEKLSSGLRINKAADDASGMAIADSLRSQSANLGQAIRNANDAIGMVQTADKAMDEQIKILDTIKTKAVQAAQDGQTLESRKALQSDIQRLLEELDNIANTTSFNGQQMLSGSFSNKEFQIGAYSNTTIKASIGSTSSDKIGHVRIETSSFDGEGMLASAAAQNLTEVGLNFKQVNGVNDYKIETVRISTSAGTGIGALSEIINRFSNTLGVRASYNVMATGGTPVQSGTVRELTINGVEIGTVNDVHKNDADGRLTNAINSVKDRTGVEASLDIEGRINLRSIDGRAISVHAASASGQVFGGGNFAGISGFEHAVIGRLTLTRTDARDIIISGVNFSHVGLHSAQGVAEYTVNLRAVRGIFDANIASAAGANANGAQAETNSQGIGAGVTSLKGAMIVMDMADSARIQLDKIRSDMGSVQMELVTTINNISVTQVNVKAAESQIRDVDFAEESASFSKYNILAQSGSFAMAQANAVQQNVLRLLQ